Within Candidatus Nanoarchaeia archaeon, the genomic segment GGAGCCATATGATTTTAGCGAAGCGACCCGAAGGGGAAAATCATAATGAGCGAGAAAAAAGTAGCTTTCTTCCACATTTGCCGAAGGCGCTTGCGATAGCTTTTCCTAAGAGGCTTCAGCCGTAAGGCTGGAGAGTTTCACTCCTATAAAAAATGAAACCCCTAAAATTCGCAGAACCACTTGCACGCCTTATCCTAGAAGGTAAGAAAGACACAACCTGGAGAATAAACGATGATAAAGATATTCAAGAGAATGATGAACTCTCATTATGTTATAACGATGGAAAGGAATTCACAAAAGCAAAAGTTACAGAGGTAAGAGAAACAATATTTGAAAACCTGAGTGAAAAAAACAAAGAAGGCCATGAAACATTCAGATTTGACAAGGAGATGCACAAAACCTACTCTTCTTACTATCATGTTCATGTCAAGCCATCCACTCTTGTCAAGGTCATCAAATTCAAGCTGGAACC encodes:
- a CDS encoding ASCH domain-containing protein translates to MKPLKFAEPLARLILEGKKDTTWRINDDKDIQENDELSLCYNDGKEFTKAKVTEVRETIFENLSEKNKEGHETFRFDKEMHKTYSSYYHVHVKPSTLVKVIKFKLEPPPQQAL